In Setaria viridis chromosome 5, Setaria_viridis_v4.0, whole genome shotgun sequence, the genomic stretch AGACGTTGATATCATTCTGAGACCCGGCTGTACCAAAAAAGGCATGCCATATACGAAGATCATGAGACGCCACTGCTTCAAGGATCATAGTAGGAACGCCTTTGTCACCACGTGTAAACATGCCTGCCCAACCTTTTGGGCAATTCTTCCATGCCCAGTGCATACAATCGATGCTTCCCAACATCCCTGGAAAACCACGTGCCTCATTTTCTTCTAAGATTTTTTCCAGTTCATCGGGTCTTGGAGGACGTAGATACTCATCACCAAAACATGCAATGACTCCTTCAGCAAATTTTCCCAAAATCTTCAAAGAAGTGCTGGCACCGATCTTCAAAACCTCATCTAGTTGATCAGCAGAGGTGCCATAAGCCAGCATCCTAATAGCCACAGTGCACTTTTGAAGGGGTGAATGCCCAAGCTTACCAATTCCATCGGCTCTTTGGGTAAAATAAGGAGACCAAGCTCTTAGCGTGTGCACGATGCGTAGGAACAATGGCCTATTCATCCTAAATCTCCTTCGAAACATCTCATCGGTGTATATAGGATTTGCGAAAAAGTAATTAGCGACAAGATCATCATGACCTGATTGCCGATTCCTTGGTATGATCCTTCTTGGTCCACTAAGCTGGCGACGACGGTGACTTCCAGTTGATGATTCTTCATTGTTCTCGGCCTTCAGTTCATCTGCAATCTCATTTATAATTTCTTGGAAGATTTCATCCTCTGCTAGAAGATCATCCACTGTGAACACTTCTGTAGGATCaaagtcgtcgtcgtcttcaagATAACCTGCTTCATCTGATGACGACGGCTCCATACAGTTGGCTGGGTGGAAGATCAAAGCGTGGCAGAGGTGGAACAACAGTAGATTAAAGAGCAATGCAATCTGCGGCCAACAGAGGTAAAAATATATAGTACTCGGCACTGTATGGAGCATTCACTCCTCCAGTTACAAGCATTGTGAACACTCCTCCAGTTACAAGCATTCCACATTCACACAATGCGTCAGTTCACAAGCATTCCACATTCACACAATGCGTCAGTTCACAAGCATGCCACATTCACACAATGCGTCAGTTCACAAGCATTCCACATTCACACAATGCGTCAGTTCACAAGCATGCCACATTCACACGTCAGTTACAAGCATGGCAAATTCACACCATGCGTCAGTTACAAGCATGGCACATTCACACCATGCGTCAGTTCACATTACACATTCATAGAAAAAGCTTTTCTCATTTCACTGTCATAATTTCATTTAAAACTTGAAGATTTCATATAGGGTTCTCTATGCAACTTCCAACAGAAAGCAATTCAAATATAAGTCCAT encodes the following:
- the LOC140222740 gene encoding uncharacterized protein, yielding MLHTVPSTIYFYLCWPQIALLFNLLLFHLCHALIFHPANCMEPSSSDEAGYLEDDDDFDPTEVFTVDDLLAEDEIFQEIINEIADELKAENNEESSTGSHRRRQLSGPRRIIPRNRQSGHDDLVANYFFANPIYTDEMFRRRFRMNRPLFLRIVHTLRAWSPYFTQRADGIGKLGHSPLQKCTVAIRMLAYGTSADQLDEVLKIGASTSLKILGKFAEGVIACFGDEYLRPPRPDELEKILEENEARGFPGMLGSIDCMHWAWKNCPKGWAGMFTRGDKGVPTMILEAVASHDLRIWHAFFGTAGSQNDINVLNKSPLFIDAIKGEAPKVQYMVNGTQYDMGYYLADKIYPEWAVFVKTVSSPQSDKDKLYSKMQEGARKDVECAFGVLQSRFDIVRRPSRLWKQGDVVNIMQACVILHNMIVEDEKELARVSLDVNENASATIVLPSEVQTGDNPNPCFAEVLRRNSAIRARPTHRQLKKDLIEHIWQRYGPNRAR